The window TTTCGGATGAACAGAGCGCTCTTCATCTGAATCGATATCCAGTTCTTCATCAGAGCCAGAGAAAGCTCTTCTGTGATGCTTGGGCTTTGATGGCTTAACAGAAGGACTTGTCCTGAGTCCTATGCCCAAGTTGTAATCAGAACCTCCATCTCCTTCCAAATCAGAAATCCCTTGGTCAGAAAAATTGTTTCGAGAAGCCTTCCGTGCAGGTTTATCATTTTGGGTATCTAGTTCATAACTATCaatatcatcttcatcatcaaaatcatcaaaccCCCTTCCAAATCCATCATGCTCAGGAACAGAATATTCCCTTGAAATTCTTCTGGGTCCACTGAAATCATCTGTATTCTGTCCAGAATTTCCTTCCTGAGCTTGAATCCCCAGAGGTAAGTCTTCAACTATAGCTGCAGACTCTGCATACTCAAAAGCAGCAACATCAGCCCCATCTGATTCATTGTCATCGAAGTCAAAATTACAGGCACTGGAAACTTCTGGGTGGCTGACAATCTTCTCCGACCTTGTTCTGCTACCATGCTGcctttcttccattttattttccatgactGCATCTGGTGGACGCTTGCAATCACAATGGAAACAAGCCATGTTTCTCCTATAATTTAAGAAGTTACACCTGCCACAGCATAGAGCGTACCACTTGAAAATTTTACTAACAAACTGCACAAACACAGCATATTTTACAAACaagctgcattgttttcaaGTATAGAAATAATATAGAATAAGCAGAGCTATAAACACtacatgatttgaaaatatgagGTGACAGACTGCAAGGTGGAAAAATACACTAGTGATTTGCAGTTGAAGACTTACTCTGGGCATTCCCATTCCCCTGGAAGCAACTGTCTCTTGGGACGCTTCGCATCACATTGTAAGCACACTGCATTCTTGGCGAAATTCATGAAGTCACATCTGGGAAAATACAGGCACATTCTTAGCAATAAAACACTTATTAACAATAACTTTACAGTTGAAACAATTAGCTAATGATGGctttaaaacacaattttaaaactcatcTTTATAGTTGAGAAAATTAGGTAATTCTGGTTTTAAAACACTTGAACTTGTCATAACAATTGCATTTAACATCTTCCTGGCAAAACTTCCACATGTAATTACAGATATTCCAAGGATGCCCATAAGATTACCTAGGTCAAACCACAGATTGAACCAAAACAAGGAACAAAACAATAATAGGATTACCTAGAGAGcagcagaaaagaaaaggtccaCTAATTTTTCAGAAGTTCCAGAAAAAAACCTATGTGCATCCCTAGATTAGGCATCTGGCAGCCcttcattaagaaaaaaaaaaaaaaaccaacagccCATGAGCAAGTCATAAACTCATAAAGAGGAACATACTTGGGACACAACCAATCCCCCTTTTTCATATCAATGCCATCACGTCCGACACGTTTCCTAGGAGGAGTAGGAGGTTGTTTCACTTTTGTTGGAGGCCTTTTAATCACTGGAGGGGGGAGATTTGGGTCTATTGGTACTGCACTCAACTTTGCAACCTCATGAAGTAACTTACGAACAACAGTTCTGACAGGTTTTTGCTTCAGAAGAAACCTATTGGCTACTGATCCATTTATGGATTCAAAACCATAAGCTAAAAGAACTCGCATAAGATCAATAGTCCGTGCCTCATCCTCTTTGTTTGTTAGTAGATATCCACTTTCACATGAGCTCCTCAAACGGCAGTTACTACAaacctgaaaaacaaaaaagcagtCATGTTTAAAATGGCCACTACTAGGCAATCATAAGTTTATCCAAGTGCAAATAGCCATTAATAGGCAATCATAAATTTATCCAACCTGAAAAACAATTGTATTGATGGATGAGATTCCAAAGGAAGACAAAATAATGAGTTGAAAAGGTAACCAAAAAGTCTTAAGAAAGTAACACTTACATCCCCTTCATCAAGGTGGACATGCTTCCTCAAAAGCTTTGAAGAGAAAACAACCTTCTTGTTCACGTTTGGGCATCCATAGCCTACCAAAATTTGAATATCCTGTCTTGACAACGACCTGAAATCAATTCTTTCTCGTCACCAGTCAAGAAAAATGACCACAGCTGGAATAAGATTACTTGGAATACATCAAGAAAATAAACCTAGACTAAGAATCTTACAAGTAAAATGTGCATTTTAATAAGAGgcatcacaaaataaaatacaaatttagaACTTATGTTGTTCCGTACATCTAGGATTCAGGACAATGTTTACACAAGGAAAACAGAGAATTGAACATATAGCCCAAAAGGCTTAGTTCAGCTAAGATTGAATCATCTATGTATTAGACTATACAGTTCACAGAGCTAAAAGCAGCTATTTCTTCCATCCCAATTTTAAGAACCTTACTACAGCTGAATTCACCACAGACTCCAAACCTACAAAGTCCAATTCCATTGTTGAATGAGCTAAATACTGGCAGAATTCAGCACAGCCTCataccaaaataatttatcCATTTTGATAACAGCATTAGAAAACATGAACATGAAAgtcagaaaccaaacaaaacctcAAAACATCTAATTAACCACATTTTCCTAATCCTATCAAATTGTATATACATATAATCCATATCCCATAACACTtagaaaaaaactcatatacATTCCCAGACACACACAAAGAACGAAACAAATAAATGCTCTTTACTTCATTTCAGCAACCAAGTTAGCAACTATTATAACAACAATATGAAATCTACCAACCAAACTCATGATCCAACTGATCTTTGCCAAAACTAAGAGTAGCAGTCTGAAAACACTTGAAATCCTCAAAATCAACCTCTTAATCATTTCATTATTGTAATAAGCAtgctatatgtatatataaaaaaattatttcgttGCTACAACTCTCAGATTCAGGAAAACAATGTCACACTTGGTGCTATTTCAATTTGAGAAAACAGAAAAATTGAACAACAGCCAAAAGCTTAGTTTAGCAAAGAGTGTACGGTACTGTGCATATATCAATAGATTCCTACAGGTTCTATTTTACagttcacaaaatcaatttcaaccatCTTCTCCCATTCGTTCTTTGATGAACTAATTGTAGCAAGAAATATCACAAAGGGAAGCACAGACCACCATCACCTCAAAACTTCTACCAAATTATAGCTAATTTGTACTAGACCGTCCCACCAACTTGCATTTACAATCAAATATCTCACAAAACTCACAAAAAAACTTCCTCGAAAAAATCGTATACAATTCAACAGACCGAGAAAGGAGTAAACTAAACAACGAATTTTCATTCACTTTCAACAATCAAGTAACCAACTTTAAAACAAGAGCATAAATTCCACGAACCTGAAGATATCGAACCGGTCTTTGCCAAAATTAATACAAGCAGTCTGTACAGCCctgaaattattaaaatcaatccCAACACCATCACTCTCATTCCCAACCCCAGAAACATCAAGTCCCAAACTTTCTACCATATTGTCCGCCACTTTCCTACTAGGatcaaaataatgttgttgCGCCAACCTCTCCATCAGCTCTATCCACTCCGGCCATGGATGCACCAACTCCACTTCCTTCCTCTTCAACTCAATCAAACCAGACTCTTCAAAATCAACACTAGAATCACCATTATCACGTAGCCCAGATTCCAGTTTTTCATCTTGAGAGTCaatcatttctgttttttgaGTCCCATCAAGTTCTGGGTTTTGGGCAGCAACcgcttcttgttgttgtttttgtggGGTGTCTTTGGATTGGCGCCAAGCACGGATTTTTTGGAGGGTTTTGAGCTTTTCAGCGCGTTCACGTTCAGTGGCATCAATTTGATCAAAGACAAAGCTCTTTCGACCAGACAGAGAGTTGGGTTTTGGTTGCTCTGTCCAGGGCTTAGCAGTTGTGGTGGTTGAGTAGGGTTTAAGATAAAGGTTGTTAAAGAGGAGGAGAGATAGTGGtgggggtttagggttttgggtagTGAGAGTTAGGCGTCTTAAGAGGAGGAGAGAGATTGGTGTTTTTGCCATTTCTAGAGGGAGGAAAGGAGATTAGTTAGAACTTAGAAGTGAGCAAAAACCTTCATTGCAACTGAGTGAGGATTCTAGTTGGAAGGAGACAACGAGAGAGCAAATCCTTCTGAAGCCATATCCCTTCAGTTGAGGCCTTAAACCCTTGTGGGTATTGCTTATTTGGTTGagcaagaaaaagagagagaggaaaatagATATAGGAGCCCTAAAGCCCATTTTTATATTGAGCAAATTCTGTTTCTGGCCCAGCAGTGTGTGTTGTAACAGGCCATGGGGGCAAAAGTAGAAATTGAAATCATCATTCTACCTGTTACTAAACCTACTAAAAGATCTGGGTGCAATGCACCTGCttggtttttcttttacaatGGAAGCTAATAGAGTAGAAGAAAAGCAACAACCTGAGCTGCATATGCCACCTGCCTTAGGACCACATCCATGGCTTGTTTACTTTCTCGGAGAGCATGGACAAAGCCAGACTCTGTATAGCATGATAGAAGGTAGTTATCAGGTTAAAAACTTTCCTGAGATGCAAGATATGCAGATAGCCACATGTTCGCACGGTTGGTTAATTAGTTCTAGTTCATAAAAATAGAGATGATTGTTTTCTGTTGAATCCCATCTCTATGCAAAAGATTCAACTGCCGCCGCGAAAATCAAGCTTTCAACTGTTGTTTGCTCGCAATGCCTCCTGATGATCCGAACTGCATAATTGTGTTCTTTGGCATCATTCGAAATCATATCCtctatttcatgttttttacgCCTGGGGATATTGAATGGACTAAACACGACTTGTTGCTTCCTATTGCTGAGGATGTAGGAGTAGCAGATACACTAGAATGCGTTGGTGCTTATAATGGGGAGGTTTACATGTATACTTTCTTCGGAAAATTTTTCTAGTTAAGATTAGCAACTGGGGCATTACGTTTTCGAATTTGGATGTTGACGGAGAGGATTCTAGTTTGAGAGGCGGATCTTGGTGTGAAGTGTATTTGGTCGAAACTTGTGGCGAGCTCTTTCGTGTTGATCAGTATATAACTCATGAAAAAGCAGTGTTCTCAAGTTGGATTTGGAGAAGAAAACATGGATCAGGTAAATAGAATGAAGAATCATGCTTTTTTCATAGGTCCCTTCGGTCAGATTGTTTCACACTTGGTGAAAGATTCAGGAATTCAAGGAAACAAAATCTATTTTACTTTACCGAAAGATAGAGTTCTTTATAAGTATGATATTTCAATGGGAAGTGTGGGAGCATCTTTACCTCGCTCGAATGTTGAAGTTGACTGCCGACCTCAGTGGATTTTACCCCTTGTTAAGGACAAGTAGTTTTTAATCTTGTATTGCTTTACCTTTTTGGATGCTGATGCATCAAAAACTTAGGATTAAATGTCCCATGTTTTTCCATGGTTCAATGTTGAGAGGCATGGTATGTTCTAATTTCTACTCACAAAACATTTTGACGAAGTTTAGTTGATTGTTCATATTACTCGGACTTTCATTGTCATAGTTCTACATTACACTCAAGAAGAAATTGCCACTGAAGAAGGGAAAAACCTTCATTCAATTATGCTATTAGAAACATACTCAGACTCTTTTCGGTTTGCTTAGAGACTCGGTTTTCTGGTTTTGAATTCCATGTCAAACAGCAAGCTAGTTAAGCATGTCTGCCATGTTATTAATCTCGTCGGATCGATTTAGCAGAAAACAGACTCTTTGAGGGATGGCTTTCATCAATAACAGAAATAGAAGGGAAACAATAACATAGATTATAAGTTGTAATAGGACGCTCAATCAGTAAGATCTCTCCCTTCCCATTTTTATCTTACTTGGCCTGGCAGGGGAAGGACTGGAACTCATTTGTCAGTACATTTCCTTTAAAATTAAGCAGAATGCTGGTTCTTTGTAACAGCAAATAAAACAGCATGGCAAGCAACTCTGAAATAGAACTTAAGTCTGcttcatgacaaaaaaaaacaagcatgcATACCCCCGAAAGGCTTTCTCAGAAGATAGTTTTGGTGCATCATTCATCAAGTTAAAGGGGGAAACGATTCTGATTCCAAGGATCACTTCTTCACAATAGTAGCAATAACAAGAGCAAGTTTTCCCCAAGGAAATCATTCATCTAGCAGCTTCTCTCTTAGGAAGAGAGTGTGCCAGCATTTTGAGCTCCTGAAGCAAGAAATGTATTTCCTAGTAAACTCTGTTTGGCCTGCTTGAATTTGCTTCTGGTGAAACAAGCCATCGGAAGCACAAATACTTCACAATCTGCAAATTAGCCAATCACAATTTAAGTTAATTCAGTGCCAATAAGAGGACTAAATAACTTTTATTCTGCATTATTTATGAAGCTTATTACATCAAGCATATGTGCCCCAAAGCATCTAATAGGAAATACAGACATTGGTGATTGAAAATACTAGAACTTTTTACTCAAGTTCCTCCATAACAACAAATGATATTAAAGTGATATGGGTTGTCTTCTGGAGTAGATTTAGATGGAAACACTGTTAGGAATGCCCCTTCCAGTGAGTCCAACTTTACTGGTAGGAACCAACAAAGTGTATGGCATCTTGACTGGGCCAAAGCGATTCTTCAATTTATCATCTCTGTTCATATCAAAAATCCTTTTCTCAATGTCTGCCAGTTTCTTTCTAAATTTATCCAAGGCCTCCATCGGTTTACTGTCTGTGGTCCATTCAAGAGTGTCTCGCTGCCCAAGATACACTTCATCTGATGTATGCCTTGAAAGAATTTCTATAAGAGAAATTCCAAGAAGTGTTTGGTACTGGGAAGTGATTGTTTTCAAGAAAGCCTTATCAGGGTTCGACTTGAGCTCCTCATACTCGGCAGAGCCTTCCTCGGGCATCAACCTACGGCTCATGCTTGGACGATTCGGAAGGAAACCTCCAAAAGGATATTGCCCAAAGTTGATAGCTGCATGGAGGGCTGATGCCACCCATATGATTATGGTGCATGAGTCTATTAGCTCTTCACGAGTCTGCATCTTAGGCCACCAGGGTGCATCTTTCAGGTCACCATGCCCTTCCTCTCTCACTTCCTTCCACCATGATTGGATTTCATAGTCCTTCTGAACTCTATCATCAGTTTTGTAGTAGAAAGAGCAGTAGTCTCTGACCCATTCTTTGATTGCTGACCATATCTTAAGCCCGTCGACAGCATATGGGTAATCTTCTATCAGTAGGCGGACACCATGAGGAGAACTTGGATCTTCAACTGCCACTCCTCTGAATAATTCAAGGTAGCATGTCATTGGAAATATAATAAACCATCATCACAGCATTTATCAGAGTTCAAGTTCTATAGTCCCTGGAGTGTTTACCAGCTTAAAATTCTCTATGTTGTTTAATTTCAAGTTCCAACAAATTATGAACAGCTATGAATTAGCCTTTATTAATAGACTAGGATGTAGTACCTCTTCTTCAGATCTTCAGGAAGTGCTTGCTCGGTGAAATCCCAGCTTTTGTAAAGTGATGCTGACATTTCCAAGGCATACTTCAAAGGATAAACGGTTAATTCCAGGATTCCACCAGCATTGATGAGCACCTGCCTAGCGAGAGCATTTATGTTCATTGTGTCCCGGAAGTGAGGTTTTAGAAGTTCATATATTGGATGAAGCACACTGAGGTGTCTATTTGTTGCAATCACAAATGGTTCAATTGCAGCATGAGTATGTAACCTGTtatcgaaaaaagaaaatttaggaAAAGAAATGAACTAATCAACTGCATCAATATTTTTCCTTCTGATAGATGGTTTTTCTTTGTACCAGTGGCTGATAAGCTGATGATAGCCGGAGTCATTTACACCCACATAAGCTTTAGCCAGCTGCCAAATGGAGCCTTCAACACCATGTTCAGCTGGGGTGTAGATTTTGCTAATGGCTCCAAATTCATCTCCTTCTTCATGGGGCAAGCTTAACTCAATTACAAGAGGCTTCAAAGTCCCATCATCTTTCAAGAAAAGCAGAGTCCTTGTGGCATAAGTATTTTTTGAAGGAGTGTTTATCTTCCTCAGGTATGGCATTAGTGCATC is drawn from Populus nigra chromosome 5, ddPopNigr1.1, whole genome shotgun sequence and contains these coding sequences:
- the LOC133694525 gene encoding uncharacterized protein LOC133694525 — protein: MAKTPISLLLLRRLTLTTQNPKPPPLSLLLFNNLYLKPYSTTTTAKPWTEQPKPNSLSGRKSFVFDQIDATERERAEKLKTLQKIRAWRQSKDTPQKQQQEAVAAQNPELDGTQKTEMIDSQDEKLESGLRDNGDSSVDFEESGLIELKRKEVELVHPWPEWIELMERLAQQHYFDPSRKVADNMVESLGLDVSGVGNESDGVGIDFNNFRAVQTACINFGKDRFDIFRSLSRQDIQILVGYGCPNVNKKVVFSSKLLRKHVHLDEGDVCSNCRLRSSCESGYLLTNKEDEARTIDLMRVLLAYGFESINGSVANRFLLKQKPVRTVVRKLLHEVAKLSAVPIDPNLPPPVIKRPPTKVKQPPTPPRKRVGRDGIDMKKGDWLCPKCDFMNFAKNAVCLQCDAKRPKRQLLPGEWECPECNFLNYRRNMACFHCDCKRPPDAVMENKMEERQHGSRTRSEKIVSHPEVSSACNFDFDDNESDGADVAAFEYAESAAIVEDLPLGIQAQEGNSGQNTDDFSGPRRISREYSVPEHDGFGRGFDDFDDEDDIDSYELDTQNDKPARKASRNNFSDQGISDLEGDGGSDYNLGIGLRTSPSVKPSKPKHHRRAFSGSDEELDIDSDEERSVHPKWKSSHVADIRNKNRGRVPMGPSKGLSFGSDEELELDSDVDDDFGSSHRRQGRKGSGRRNFERNSDLDDASFSGSESDNNHRCFWRNRTGGDKLESGRRGNHFRGRDHDFVRDNEMRSKGKMGDRRKSWGDDFGRSSPGAHGKNSGFQGTDGSGWKMNGAGGDSRNFNAPKQEGFRKQQGGRSIECNTGMDPGEFRNSRVIER